ATATGATAATGTAAGGAAGCCTGGCCGAATGCATCTCCCCTATCTGCTCCGGGATATTTGCTCGTGGATTCAGACTTGCAGAAGAAGAAGCAATGTAACTTGTGCATCTGGGCTCGGGGGTCCCGGAACAAGATCAAGAGGAAAGAAAGCCTCCCCTCAGATCCCTCCCACAGGTCTGCTATCCCTTGCATTATTACCTTCCCAGACTTTGCACAAATGCACATTGCATTTGTTATTATAAAGGGTTTTGTTGTCCCTTTAGTGGTGGCTGAACTCAAGCCCTCATTAGCTCACTTATATAGCGGAGCTGCAGTACAGTAACTAATGGTGTGCCACGGGATGGGTGTTTATAGGTTCATACATAGGTCTGGTGTAGTCCTTACAGTTACAGAGttctctgtatttattataaatgtgcAGAAGCCCAAAACCATTTGTGTTGCTTCCCTGACACTGAGTGCTATCTGGTCCCAACTGACTCACTTCTTATTCCTAAACACAGGAGATTGGCTAAAGCTTTTGGTTTTTATTTGGGACACTGGAAGCATCATTGTGGCTCTTGGGAACCTTTCAAAGTCACACTAGTTTTAGACCTACCCAGAGCATTAGTAATATTAGTCTATTCAGTTACATTTTCACTTGTATCTAGAAACATCTCCACACATTTGCATGTagcccttatacaggtatgggatcccttatcgggaatctcgatatccagaaagctccgaattacggaaagcctttctcccatagactccattttaatcaaataattcagatttttaaaattgatttcctttatctctgtaataataaaacagtacctgtatttgatcccagctaagatataattaatccttattgggggcaaagcaatcctattgggtttaattaatgttttattgatttcttagtagacttaaggtatgacgatccaaatgacagaaagaccccttatccggaatacccttggtcccgagcattctggataacaggtcctatacctgtaatgctaTTTTAAGCATAGTATTAATTAGCACTCCTACGAGAGTCTGCTTATAACTCCTTGAGCTTGGTACCCAGAGTCTTTATCCTGTGTTCATTTCTTGTGTAGCACTTGGCTTTGGTTTGCTGTGTCAGCCCAATGCTGATTCCCTATAAACGTATTCATGTCTGGATGTTTCAGCAGCAGGTTTCATAAAAGATGCCCCTTTCCTCAGATTCTGTACCAGGGATGGGCATTGATCATCAGCATTGCAACTACATAAGAAGCATGTTTACATGTAAGCAGGCCTGGTGGTTGACTTTAAGGTCCGTGaaagacgaggagattagtcgcccacgacaaatctcccttgtcacgggcgactaatctccctgaaatgccatcccaccagctagaatgtaaatcaccggtgggatggcaaaatttgccttgagaggaaactttggcgatttcggtgccgcgtatgccatcccaccacagcgactaatctccctgtctgccacagccctaaagggaaCTTCTAAAcactgtttcccccaccagagctatgagctaatagagcctgcatgCTTATTGGGGGAaactctgcactcacccattatcaatatataggacattaatacattctgtgcattaagctactaagaaatgcccttccctttaaacaaaacagggattgtttgtccatactttgcaatatacttcaagctggccaactacgtagttggggagggcatttcttagtagcttaatgcacagaatgtcttaatgtcctatatatattgataatgggtgagtgcagaggacctcttgttgttgtctatatgtatgtaaatttagtggttgagcacaactttcccctgtTTTGCTGTTGGGGGAAACtgtcttttcatttatttattttttttaatgccccAATGCGAAAGCTTGACCACCCACAAACTAAGGATCAAAAGTGGTATAAATTACCAAAATAATTCCAATTCAGGAATGATTTTTATAGGaaactatacatatttaaaaaacatgaatttcccAACCTCACGGAACTGATATCCATATAGGCAAGTATATCAGCTCTTAACTGGGTTGAGTAAATTTTAAGGCAAAAAGAATACTGGCAAATTTGAATCACTGGATTCCTGCAGGGCCCAGAAACTACtaaatgtttttatgggaaactGTTATGTTATGAGTGCACAAACCCTCAGTACATCATGCTTTCCTATTGGCATTGGCACTGGTTATTGAAGAGTAGCACAAATTTCCTCATTCAATGAATAAAGGGGTGGGGGAGCGGAGCCAGATACTACTCAAGGCTGCTAAGACCTGGTGGGTCAGTGGCTTATGGGCACAGAAATTCTGATACCTGCACTGATTGGTAGTTGCTTGTGGCCTACCCCCTGAAAGCACAGCAGCATTTAGTGGCGCAGGATGGCAGTATCTGTTTAATGCACGCTGCTTCCACAAAAACAAGCTGTATGGTAGGCCCTTATTATAGTTACTTTTAGGTTCTAGCCATTACAGCacactttattatatatagatTGCTGGGAGACAAGGAGGGCTACCAGAACTGTTTAATGGACCTATGTGTGCCCACCCCTCTAGTAAACCTGATCAGATTTAACTGATGTCTCATTATCTCCATGTTGGAATAGTAAATAAGGCAACAACCATCTCAGTAGTGCAATGTACAAGCTGTATTAGTTGGGGAGGTTCTTGTTAATCGCACTCATTGTATCCAGGGAACATTTTAAAATAGGAttgaatttgttattttttttattatttatatatatatatatattcagtccacagattttcagcacaccaaacccatGGCGTAAATTACCTGGGTTCTACCTCCATGTAttcaattatccagaaacccaaaaaGTCAGGTGCACACCAGGGTattcttttaaaattaaaacattacttttatttattcataccgataaaacaggccaacatttcggtctccttctaagacctttatTAGACCATATACACGTGtatatggtcttgataaaggtcttagaaggagactgAAATGTACCCTGGTGTGTACTTGACtttttggatttatatatatacagtatatatatatataaatagaaatggataacgaagaagccgctctcacaggacttatgtgtaAAATAAGTCCTGTGAAAGCGGCTTCTTCGTTATCCATTTCTGTTCCTGCTTTGatggctgcacccaggcatttttgtGCGCTTTATACGTGAATGCCAGTGGTTCctatttttgatatatatatatatgatctttAGTATTGAATTATAGTGGGGGATCACAAGTCTTAGGGTTTAGTTAATGAACACTACACACAAGGCATTTTCTTGCACATATTTAGGTATTTACACTGGGGAGTGAATATTTTGCTTTTGGATCTCTGTGTCTGTGACTGTGCAGAGGCAGAAATGTTCAGCTTGCAGCACAAGTCtatttggggattctgggagcccAAATGGAAAGCAATAAATCttacaataattttaaaaagttatGTCATCGGTGCTTTTACAACAGTTTCCCTTTGGTTTCTCCTACAAATACAGGAGCATGGGATATATCTGGGCTTGGTGTGACTACAGTTATTATGGATCTTATAGGGATGTATCTGTATCACAATAAAAGCTTTtctggcacaaacccaactgtTTATTACTAAACCTATGCCTGGCTGCTGCAGCTGTGACACATGGTTTTGGGGTAACATTGATGTAAACAGTGTCTTCAACCAATCAGGTGCATTGTCCCGCCCCCAAGCCTGCTTTAGCCTCAGGAGATTGGCTGCCTCCAGTCAGATGCTTAGCATTATCTCTAGTGATTGCAGCTTGTTACctgctctctctgtaagtacatttttcagctaaatattACAGCTTTATGGTTATCATTTATGAATAGGGAGGAATTGCACATGTTGtagctttatttatttagcagcaggcagagatttctgcacattccctgtgccactgacagTGCTAAAGAGCCAGGATGGCAGTTAATGGCAGTTGGGCAGCAGCTTCATGGatggaaatattaaaacatatcaaCACAAATGTGTAGGGATCTGTCAAAATCACtttgattagttgtgtctgtttgtcTATCCTTTTGAAGTGGCAGTTGCCAGATTCTATACTCATTTAGGGGGGTGTCTAGCCAACTGCCAAACTCTGTTGGatgatgatgggagttgtagtttagtaacagCTACAGGGCAACAGGTGCTGCTGATAATGTGTATTTTCTCACACACCTacactcaggggcatatttattatagcgtttatccaatatcactggtgatatCAGCAATtgaatttgaacggtcacctacaatttagaaaacaacaGCAAAGATGTGACTGGTTGTCtatttggggattctgggagctgcaAATCCGCtgcagggccacaggttggagccCAAATGGAAACCAATAAACCTTACAATCTTTTTAAAAGTTATGTAATTGGTACTTTTACACCATATCAACAGTTTCTCCTTTGGCTTCTCCTACCTACAAATACAGGAACATGGGATATATCTGGGCTTGGTGTGACTACAGTTATTATGGATCATATAGGGATGTATCTGTATCACAATAAAAGCTTTtctggcacaaacccaactgtTTATTACTAAACCTATGCCTGGCTGCTGCAGCTTTGACCCCTGGTTTTGGGGTAACACAGATGTAAACAGTGTCTTAAACCAATCGGGTACATTGTCCCGCCCAATGGTAGTTGGGCAGCAGCTTTATGAATAGAAATATTACAATATAGCAACACAACTGTGCAGGGATCTGCCAGTATCACTTTGATCTGTTTTTTGTCTGTGTGTTTGTCACTTTGTAGCGGGGCCATAGTTGCTGCTAATGTGTATTTTCTCATACACCTGCACTAAGCCAAGTCCTTTTCTGGACCCCACACAATAGAGATGGTTGGAGCAGCCTCAGCAGATCCCAGTGGGCTTCAGCCAAgaacaattcccatcagccctttcttattttctgCATAACTCACAACATATAGCAGTATTTATAGCTAATATTTGAATGTGAGCTGTGGATATTAGGTTCCCCCACTGGGCCCTTGGAGGCCTATTCCGATACTGGCTAAACACACACTAGTATGTGATAGGTCAAGCATTTAGGAGAGTATAAAGAGACATTATGGTCATGCCCTGTCCGTGTTCTGCAGCTTTTATTTCCCCTCCATATTAGCTGTGAAAGATACCAATCTTTCTTCTCTATTACAGGAGAAAAAGTGATGGGTTGCAAGAAGAGTAAAGTCGAGGTAAGCTGCTCACGTTTCCTTTTGTCCTTTTACCTGGGATAAAGAATATGGTGGCACTGGCATGGGAGGGTGTGAGAGTTCAGGGCAAAATGGATGGAGGGCCAGGATCAAACACCTGGGCCCATGGAGCTCTACTTACATATATGAGACAGATAATTACACACACACTTTGTACTGATACACCAAATCCTACGCAATTGGCACTTTCATCCTTAATTAATGgccacaaaataaatgttttcatacCCTGGATTTTTTGCAGTATAATGGCAGAATATTTTTTACCACAATTAATATATGAAAAACAATCATCTTAACTGGTGGGGGAGTGTATTAtaattttaacttattttttttcctttcacagAACTCGATTCTTTCTATTGAGCATGAAAATGCTTTTGTGGAGATCGTAGAGATCACCGATGTGCGTGACTCTCTGGTGGAGTTTACTGCCACCTTAGAGCTGCCCGACCACCTGGCACAGCCATCGTTCATAGGTAAGTGTGATTGATactaaaaagcacattttaattaGAGTTGCACATCTGGGAAACCAATTTCAGTTCTGATAAGGACCCCACTGCCAGATAATAATGACATCTGTTGTGTTTTTATTCTTGTAGAATCTCTACTTCCTGCTGGGTATGAAGAGGACCCTGGCTCTTCCCACAACATCGGAGGGGCCATTCCTCTTCATGAGCCTGAGGGCTCGGAGCCAGCAGAGACTATCCCCAGGGATACAGCCAGCCCCACCAATTTCAACTGGCTTTCATTCGTAAGTACATTGTATGGGtgtgaaatatatacaaacacacacatgtaaTTGTTGGATTCTTACTATGCTTTACCTCTGTAGGATGCCAAGGTGGAGGTCCCTGGGGTAGTTATTACTTCAGAGGCCCTGGTGAAGATTTGCgtgaaagcaaataaatatgtaCCACCATATGAACCACCAGCGATGCCATTTTTATTGGGTAAGTTGGATGATACACTGACTTCTTAaaatttattaatttaattaattaattaatttatggtTAATAATATTATTCATAGTGCATTTATGTGAATTGTATGGACATTTATGTTTCATTCCAATAGgatacttatatatttaaataggagagtatttatactttttataaagtTTAGGTCtaatattgtaatattataataaactGTGTATCATCATGTTGAGACTATATTGTTCCATTTCTGCTTCCGTTTCAGAAGCTCCTGATTGTGATGCTGGCACGTCCAATAACAGCGGACACATTGTTCCCAATCAGGAGCAACAGTCTGAGCCAAAGGAAGATAATTCCACCTCTTCCAGTCTTCCATCAGAAGTAAGTAGATTCTACagatattattctttattctttgctTCAGGGTTCTCATTCATTCTCAGTGCTGCACATATGAAATTCATGCAATGTTTATTCTGCGCATAATACTCATTTGTCCTTTGTTTGCAGCTCAACATCTCTGAATTTGGCTCAGATATTGCCAATAAAATACAGGGCGCAGAAGGACCATCTACCAGGTATCTGATTTGGGGCATATTCTCTTGTTTTGGTTTAGAATTGTAACTTGCTTATatatcaaaatattaatattgcctAATTTGCACTGTTTGTAAAGCTTAATTCTATTATAGTTCCCTTCTCATTAGAGGGTAAGAACAGTAACTGGCCAATACCCTCTTGTGATTGGATGCTACAAAAAGTCACCAAATAAACTGTATATTAGATTATTCTTGTCTGTAAACatgaacaaaacatatattacattttctttattttatttttcagccctGTTGAGCCCGGATCTCCCTCACTTGATCAATTCAACCTGGGTCAAGTGTTGGGAGAAGGAGGATTCGGGAAGGTGAGCGACTCATTGCACAATTAGGTTTTAGTTACTACTGATTTACCCAGAGTGATTAAACTTTCTGTCTTCTGACTCCAGGTATTCCTAGCCGAGCACAAGAACACCGAAGTGCTATATGCCATCAAGGCCCTAAAAAAAGAACACGTTTTGGAAAAGGGCAATTTGGACAGGTCAGTGATAGGGGAGAGATTAATATTGGCCATATCTGTGTCATCTTTTCTTGTTATATTCAGCTTTATATGTAGGacagttttctctttttataCTTAGTATCTGTTTTTCCTCACATTCCTTTAAATCATTTGCATTTGGTTATTATCTGCTGTATTGCCCTGTGTCTGTTCATAAAGATGTGGTGATAATGGGATGATTTTCCCCACAGTGTCTTCCATGAGAAGGAAATCCTCCAGAGGGTAAGTTCTGCTAACCATCCGTTCCTGGTGTCATTACATGGAACCTTCCAGACGGCGTCCCACCTGTTCTACGTCATGGAATATCTACCTGGAGGTGACATGTTTGACTTTATAAGATCAGTGGAACTTGAAGAACCTGACGTCATGTAAGTAGAATGGGAATCACCTTAATTCTCGCACAAatcagcttatatatataaaaaattaaagtaactgaattttatattttctctATTCAGGTTTTACACCGCATGCGTTGTCCTTGGCCTGGAGGCATTACATCAGCTTGGCATTGTCCATAGGTAAGCATTAATAACACTAAAATCATCTTTATTTCCAGATGGAGCTGGTAACACTACTAAGAACACTGCTAATCTATCTTGTAGCACTGTAATAATTTGTTTGATGTtattataaggattatatatgtataactacTAAACTATTGACTTGGTTTTAATTCAGAGATCTAAAGCTGGAGAATTTGCTGTTGGACCGGGATGGCTACCTTAAGATCGTAGACTTCGGCCTCAGCAAAGACAGTAAGTGTTGCTTATAATTCTGGAGCATACATGGGATAAGATCAGATTATTAGGTATTATTATATTTAGATATAGTGTTATACGTAAGTGGCATAAACAGATCTGAGTGGGTGTGTAGTTTGGAAGCAAGCAGTTGAGGAAAGTCCCTCATTACTTTACATTAGGGCCCCAGGTTGCAGTTTCCTCACAGTGTTTCTTGTGTTTAAGGATTTGGATACAGCGACCGCACGAACACCGTGTGCGGAACAAGAACATACATGGCCCCGGAGATCTATCTGAAACTTGGATACGGCATGGCCGctgactggtgggccctaggaattACCATTTATGTTATGCTCCTGTATGAGGTAAGCACAATTCCTATATTATCAACTTACATTGGGGAATCATTGCTATTGGCATTTTATAATGTGACTCATTATAATCTCCATATTTACAAGCATAACTACCTATACTCTCAGAAATTATATATCATGAATATTACTATGTTTGGCTTCCCTTTATCATTTATATAAGAAATACCCCCATGGTGCTGTACTAAGAAATGGTATCTGTATGACCAGCTGCACATGAGAGATGTAGTTCAGTACAGAGCCTGCACTAAGTTGGTATTGCAACAAATCTTTTAGTTGTTTCACTAAAGGAATAATTATTCACTTTCTCAGTTACCATTCAACAACAAGGATCCAGTTGAGCAAATGAAAAGCATCCTCTATGATGACATCATATTCCCGGAAGACCTATCAGAGGATGCCTGTACTCTAATACAAGAAGTAAGTTGGAAAATTGCTTGTATTTCCTGGGTGGATACTTTCCCAGAAGAATAATAAAATAGACATaagaattaaaaacattaatgaGTTAATAACAATGTTTGATTTCTTTTTGTAGCTGTTAGAGAAAGATCCTGAATTTCGCCTCGGTTCGGGTGACGCCGGGGCTGAAATGATTAAAGAGCACCCCTTCTTTAAAGTAAGTTTCTATTCCATTTATTTTGATTTACAGACAGAAAAGCACTAATGAATATTGATAAATTCTTCATGTTTAATGTAATTTCAGCTTTATTTTTCCGTAGCCTCGTAATGCATTATAATTTCTTTTTCCAGTTATTCTAGTTTTTAGACCAGATACTCATTGTGAAATATCACCTGTCTTTTAGGATATGGACTGGGACCATCTGTTACAGCGAAGAATTACAGCTCCATATGTACTGGGCAACGAAGACCTGGAGAGCCAAGAGAACCCTGGATGCCAAGCTCCAGCACTGCCACCAACTGCTGCAAGGATTCCATCAGAGCTGCAAGAGGCATTCAGAGGATTCTGAAAGAACATCAGTTACCGCTGAAGGAACATCTGATAAGTAGACGGAATAgatggggagggtggagggccagtccatatcCATATAAGAAGTCCATTCATATAAAGTGATGCTCAGGTGTCCCACCTCAGTAATCTCTGACTGATTAGGCTAATATAGGAATAGTCTTCTCACACTTTGTATAATATTCTAAAACCTCACCTGTATAACAGGCAAGTAAGATCTAGTGGCAAGGTGAGAAACAGTGTATTTAGTTAGTTAGGGATTTTCTTTGCCTAAAATGTTCCTTAGGTTATGGATAGCACTGGGTTGTAGCCAATTGAGGTATTAGGTAACACACagggcccctaaaaatttgtggtgtgtgatgatCATGATAATTCATCTTGCCTACTGATGATTTCATCTCTCCTTCTGATGCCACAAAGTTATTTTTTCACTAATGCCTCATAAGCTGCCATTGTTATCTGTATTTCTAGGAAACATTTTAGATTTTACTAGTTTTTTGTAAAGTGATTTTTGCTCGATTTTTTGTTTGCAGTTGTAAAAAGAAAGCAATGGTTTGCTGGTAGATTGGGCCAGTTTGCATTTTAATACTATATGATATTTGTagcctttttatttattatgaataGTAATTAGTACTGTGCTGAAGGCATAGCTGAGATGCTTGGAGAGAAACAGGGAACTTGATTGAACTGACAAAGTACTGAGGCTACCTTTATTTCTGGGcagtaaatattttgtttttagccGCCGAGCGCCACAGCTGCAAAAAGAATGTCTACACGAACATCGAGCACGATTAGACTTGGCGTCACCTCTTTAGCAAATGCCACAAGCTTTGTAGTTGGCATCTCAAATACTCACCTTTCAGAGCAGTGAAGTACAGATGAAACTAAAGGGTCGAAAGATGCTCCACTAAACAGATACAcgtaagtaaaatatatttggggctaaattgggcattTTCTTCTCCAGTTATTGcagttttggggagaaatttaaatttgtttgtttttttcatttcaggccaaagcacagagaactgtgtccacaattctgcatggcaTGGCATCTCcaaatagctgcaggtgtgcactttcaaggaatatatagtttgtgggggtattttacAAGTAAGGGGGATGTTTAGACTGAAAATCTGCTAGGAGTGCACCTAGAGCACAGCCCCAAATTTGGCTATTGCCCCAGTTTTAGGGTGTTTGGTGGGTGTGAGTTTAGGTGCATCCATGCACGTGTGGAATCATTTTGTTCAGAAGAAGCGGCAGATTGATATTTAACAGGTTTCTTTTTAGTTTAATATAtctgtaaattcagtatataagtAGTTAAGTTAAATTTATTGGCACAGTTAACCAATGGAGGTTAGTAATGTAATTGTGATACTAAATATGGGGCTCTCACTGTCGGGGAGCAGTGAGCATTTCTAATTTGTTAGATTTAGTCTTTGCACACTATTTCACCCTGCCCTGTAGCAGCAACTGGTTAatttgctttattaaaaatataaaatatatcattaaatCACCTACAATGTCAATTTAATTATTAGGCTCCTTATACCAgcactttagttgccctttagatTTAAATCCTTCTTTGATTCTGTTTCTTAGATGTGAGACACAGATGTGAGACAGAGAGTTGCAACAGTCAAAAGAAATCTTATTCCGTGATGAAGATCATAGATTGTATAATGAATATTGTACCAAACACTCATCGGAGTCTGTGTAAAGAAAGAAGCCTGTACCCCACTTGCAAACCGCCACCCACGCCACCATTTCATACATAACTTGTTTGTTCTGCTCACTTTATGTAtattataatacaaataaaaaatcttGCTTTTCAAGAATATCATCTGTGTATTGATTAAAGATTTTGGATGGAGATATTGGCATCGGTCATTGACCAATGGGAGGTCAGAGAGAAGCAATCAGGGAATGATGTGCCATGTTTGCCTATTGCTATGGATTTGTGGCTTAGCGCCTGCATATGGGTTGCTCataaatgtgattttattaatAATGTTCATCTCCCAATAACGGCAACACAGAGGGGCCAAAGTATTGGCACAGACTGACACAGAGGGGAGAGGCCAAGATGCTACTCTGCAGCTCAGAGTCCAGTAGAAGTGCAGTGGGTGAAGGTGGAagtcaaaaaaaaggaaaaagaaatgaaTTTCCCAAAAAGATTAACCCCTGCCCTGATATATTAGTTGAGTGATTTTAATATTGAGCCCAGGGCATAGAGCATAGAGATATGGGTATCActtgcttctcactgtatataatgtacctggGATATGGGAATCCCCTGCttctcattgtatataatgtaccTGGGATATGGGAATCCCCTGCttctcattgtatataatgtacttgggaTATGGGAATCCCCTGCttctcattgtatataatgtaccTGGGATATGGGAATcccctgcttctcactgtatataatgtacctggGATATGGGAATCCCCTGCttctcattgtatataatgtaccTGGGATATGGGAATCCCCTGCttctcattgtatataatgtacttgggaTATGGGAAtccactgtgtctcactgtatataatgtacttgggaCAGTGGTGGGCAAACCTATTAGTCAgctgagccaaatatcaacaaaatagCGATTGAAACTCTTTTTGAGAACCAAattttttaaacttgaaatataaaatgctcaggacctagggttttccggataaggggtctttccgtaattccaatctcctaccttaaatctaatgaaaaaaaaatgtttaaacagtaattaaacccaataggactgttctgccccccaataaggggtaattatatcttagttgggatcaagtacaggtactgttttattattacagagaaaagggaatcatttaaccattaaataaacccaataggactgttctgcccccaataaggggtaattatatcttagttgggatcaagtacaggtactgttttattattacagagaaaagggaatcatttaaccattaaataaacccaatagggctgttctgcccccaataaggggtaattatatcttagttgggatcaagtacaggtactgttttattattacagagaaaaagcaaataattttttaaaatatgaattatttgattaaaatagagtctatgggagatgaccttttctggataatgggtttctgcgtAAAGCTGACAGATCTTCTAGTTATAGTATAACTGTTATAGGgaccaatgtgaaaccagcaccatatattattattttctatgtatccaatatgtctcctttaaagtcactgaaaaaaaatatatgtttacatGTAAGGCAGATAAAGGAGGAGCCATTGTAATAATGCTAAACAAGTATATACAGAGGGGGCACACAGACAGATTGGGCCAATGGAACATTGCACAAAATCTTTGGTGCCccattaattaaaaaagaaactaaacTGGTGATGCAAGCACATGAATAtgggattatacagtatattggttcCTAAGGTGGTTTCTCTTGTCAATAATGTACAGGTCTGTTTAAAGGGCAACACAGATCTTCACTGGCTTCATGTGTAGAGGGCCTAATGTCGCTCGCGAGGCCGCACCTGGAAGAGCCTCCCTTGCACTGCGTATCCCTGCCACGTCTCCCACCGCATCGCGTCTCCCATTGCTATGGCAATGAAAATGCAATTCTGCGAGCCCGCACCTAAAAGAGCCAACTTGCGCGGGTTAAAGAGCCGCTTGTGGCTCGCGAGCCGCACTTTGCCGACCACTGACTTGGGATACTAGTATCCCctacttctcactgtatataatttacTTGGAATATGGGTATCCCCTGCTTCTATACACCCATACAGACATAGGTCATagctcacctacagacccatactgacctatctatccactcacctacagacccatactgacctatctatacactcacctacagacccatactgacctatctatccactcccatacagacccatactgacctatctatccactcacatacagacccatactgatctatctatccactcccatacagacccatactgacctatctatccactcccatacagacccatactgacctatctatccactcccatacagacccatactgacctatctatccactcccatacagacccatactgacctatctatccactcccatacagacccatactgacctatctatccactcccatacagacc
This sequence is a window from Xenopus tropicalis strain Nigerian chromosome 2, UCB_Xtro_10.0, whole genome shotgun sequence. Protein-coding genes within it:
- the LOC108645756 gene encoding serine/threonine-protein kinase N2 — its product is MAPEIYLKLGYGMAADWWALGITIYVMLLYELPFNNKDPVEQMKSILYDDIIFPEDLSEDACTLIQELLEKDPEFRLGSGDAGAEMIKEHPFFKDMDWDHLLQRRITAPYVLGNEDLESQENPGCQAPALPPTAARIPSELQEAFRGF